The window TCGGGCATGGAGACACACAAGTTCATTCACTTTGTGCTTACCTCATGTCAGAGGGCATTTCTTCCAGAGACATTTGTAGGTCGCAGTCTCATATCTTACACCATTATttctgttaagtagtgggtggacacagcagatgacacagagATTTCCAAGCAgttcttgtttattctcaggctggaacagaagtgagctgaagggctcagcagcctgcttatatagaactcagctacaatgcaacagtaacaactttctttagttacccaatccctgaacgtcactttcaaacCCTCATTTGCAagagtggacctgagtgaaaactgcagcagaatgaactatatacacacacccctagtggcctagggtgagaacttcaatacataacaatttcagCTTCGAGGTCATATATGATTCCCTTTTTTATTCACTCCTTTGATAGGAGTGACAATATAAAGAGTTAAGGATGCCCTGAGTTTAGTATGTCCCGCCACCTGACTAAGAGAGCACCTGGGATGGTTCTGTATTGGCTGCTTGCCACCACATCCCTTAtctttgcaaaaaatgtataaatgcagtCATCTATATTGGTTGCTTGACGCAGATTCACCTAGGCATGCAAGAATGTGTGAACCGGGGGACCGTTGTCTAATTCTCACCACAGGTGTGACTAACGTATCAATCTGATGTGCAAGGGTAATTTGATGAACTGCATTAAGGTCCAGGAGATGAAGGCAGTAAATTCATCCCAAGAGAAGCCCTGCATCTTTGAGCCTCAGTGTACACCCAGACTGCAGACAGAGGAGTCCTTGCATTGCTGTTCAATGGATTCCAAGCAATAAGACGGACATAAGCATTGTGGTCTTGTTCTTCACTTTTATCCTTTAGTCTTTCTCTGCATTAATAAAGAATCTTCAGCCTTCACCCACCAGTGTGTTCATTGCTTCTAAATCCTAAAAGAACCACTGCCCTTTGCAGGACAATTGGTATGGTCAGCAGGTCTTTGGGTTAGTTTTGAGAGGATAGATTTATCATTTCTAagtctttttaatttcattttatccCCCTACCATTTGATTGTCTTAGATTATGAGTTCCTGGAGGatgggactaataataataataataataataaatgttggaggacACTCTGAGCTGAATGGgacacaaaaggaaggaaggaaggaaggaaggaaggaaggaaggaaggaaggaaggaaggaaggaaaatctgCTAGCCTCCTGGGAAGAATTTCTCTGGAATCCACTGTAAACTTCCTCTGCCATCTAGACCAAGTTCCTACTTACATGCATTTACTGCCAAGGTAGCCTCTAATTTAAAGCACAAAcaaaggcaaaacaacaacaaaaggaagccACTCAACATAAATGACAGGTCATTGCAATATCACTGGTCTAATAACGTCAACCAGCTCTCCTGATTCAGGTGGAACAGAGaactggtagtagtagtagtagcagcagcagcagcaatcatcatcatcatcatcatcatcatcatctgtgtgTCATCTCCTCCCAGATTCAATAACTTAGGACACAAAACGCTTTTGTATTTTCAAGATTCAACTTCAATTTATTGAACCAGGCACCACTCTGATACCTCAACTTCTTCTTTTGATTCTGgtggaacagagagaaagagcaggTTGTCAGCCACATGCTGATGGCACTTCACTCCAAACCTccttatcacagaatcatagaattgtagagttggaagttcaCCCAAAGGCcatctggttcaaccccctgctatgcaggaatcacagctgaagaatccctgacagatggccagtaAGAGAAAACTGTACTGGGTCTTCCAAATGGGCCAGGAATGAGCCCATATATAGAGAAGGATTCCTTAGATCTGGGTGGTAATGGAAGTTCACAGTGTGGAATCTTCAGAAGGATCTTCACAACCCACTTGGGAGTGAAATGGAGCAGAACCAGGACTGTCATCTGTAGCGCTCAAAATCACCATAGCAAGGGGTCTTCTTGACGCATCCATGCTTCTAGTATTGAGAAtatccatgaataataatagagGGGGCAGGAGATGGGAGCTTGTACCCAATGATTCACCGGAGAGACATCCCACACCCTGCAGAGGGATCTCCATGTGTTTCATGATGCTGGAACTGAtaaatgaatgatttatttttatttttattttatttgcaaaaagttCTTATCAGCACCTAGTTCTGCAAATGCGTATGTTTCGTCTTCACCCCATAGACGAGGGGGTTCAGTACTGGAGGCACCAGAAGGTGGACATTGCCCATCACAGTATGGATGTTGGAGCCGTGCGTCTTACCAAACCTGTGAACCATGGACAAGCCAATGAAGGGCACGTAGAAAAGGAAGACAGCACATATGTGGGAGATGCACGTCCCGAGAGCCTTGGCACGTGCCTCTTGGCTCAAACTCAGGGCAGCCTTCAGGATGAAGTAGTAAGACAAGGAGATGAGCAGGGAATCCACCCCAATGGCAAAAATGATGACCACGAGTCCATAGATGATGTTAACCTTGATGCTGGCACAGGCTAGCTTCATGACATCCTGATGCAGGCAGTAGGAATGGGAGAGAACGTTGGACTTGCAGAAGAGGACATGGTCAGTGTCTCTGTGTCCCTTCTGGATTCAGTGAGCACTGAAACACAAAGAGCGGGTattcttttttattgtattgattaTTATTATCTGTCAGTACaatttttactatgtttttactATGTCTTATCAttgatgtgtttttaatgttgcacactgccctgggatcttttgataaagggctgtatataaattgaataaataatgatCCCCCCCTCCAAACTCAGGTAGTACTGTGTAGCCAGTTGAGAATGTTACAGAATATGTGTTTTAGTGGTTCTGTGCATTGTGGAGAAGTTGGGGAGGAGCCTCAGGAGAGCTCCTCACACTCCCTTTTTTTGCCCATCtcctgcacaacaaccctgcagtgctGCCAACTGGATTTTACTATGCAGTAGCTGCCGTCACCACTCTCCCGGTCATccaacaggtgaggtccctacagactggaggtgggctcACTGTTTCTTGAAACAAATACTCCTCTTCCTGACTCAGGCCCATAAGGTAATCAGACCCTGTTGTCTGCATGCCATGGCCTCACACCTCATACTCGCTTCCTGGGTCTATTTATCCATCTTTCAGCTATCCCTTTGGGTGAGGGAAGAGAGATACAGTCCACAGACGACCACAGCGCCTGGAGACAGACAATAtggtcatgtatccatagcagtgactagaggaggaatgacctctgggaggagagcagagagaagaaacgccctggtgcatcggcagcagcagcacaaacagatgccttcatcagccccagctgcaactaaacatgtctctcctgtattcgGCTTCTATTGCAGGTGCTGCAatcttccagcagtttgacttcagccctgAAGGAGATTCTCCATTGTATCCCAAGTGACCTAGGCTTGCCcgatttcaaaaagtaaaaaccaggacaccctgaaagttgttggacaattccacctttgaaatcctggtaatgtctagTGGGAGAATTCTACGATGGATGTTTAGGAATTTCTGCACGGCATGTAGAGAGTGGATTGAGAGAACTTTTTCTCCCACAGGCGCCCACTCGACTGCTTCACCTACAGGTGCCCCATAATACCTGTTCCACATTTGCAAGACCTCAATTGTTTATTATGGCAGCACagaccctttggaactccctgcctcttgagatcaagcaggcgctTCCCTCCCACCTTTTTTGGCACCTCCCACCATTTTGgcactggggagctgctgccagtcaatgtagaccaggggtcctcaaactatgtCCCACTGGCCAAATCCAGCCTGCCAGGGTCATGGATCTGGCCTGCACAGCCATTTCAGACCCCACCAAGCATCTCATTGCCCACTCAGTCAGTCCTCACACCGCGCTGAGGCAAACACCACTGGCATGGTGGCGGCTCTACCAATGAAAGGCCAGGGGGTTTCACCTGGGGACGGGGAAGTGTTGTCTTTTCGCTTGAAATGTTGAGGTTGGCGGAGGAAGGAAGACTTGGGTCGATTCAGTTTTGTTCCATAGACATTTATGTTaaagaaaattgggagctacATGACTTCTTTATATACAGGAGATTGGGGTACAGATCTCTATTCAAAAATGTTTCAGAAAactgggttattattattttgtgtgcccCCCTCTGGTCATTAGCGGAACAATCAACTGTCCTCTTATGTATGAGTGAAAATGgccagtcatagaatcctagaatcctagagttggaagagaccccaagggccatcaagtccaaccccctgccaagcaggaaacaccatcaaagcattcctgacaggtggctgtcaagcctccgcttaaagacctccaaagaaggagactccaccacactccttggcagcaaattccactgtctaaaagctcttactgtcaggaagttcttcctaatgtttcggtggaatcttctttcttgtagtttgaatccattgccccgtgtccgcttctctggagcagaccCGTAATACCTTTTCCACATTTGCAAGACCTCAATTGTTTCACTCATGACCTTTgtgcattaatttttttatttttaagagggcaAATTGAAAAAGAAATTGTATGGCAAGTTGTGGAAGAATGAAAGGTTGCGTttgaaaaaaaacacccaaaaaactcgggggggggctcctcaaatatttcatgggggGGCAGAGACCTATAGGCCTTTAAGAGTTAGCCCCTATTCCCTATACACACAGGTCTTAGGACggttacaaataaaaacacaacataaaaacacaaaacatcacattttaaaaggtcattagatgtcaatcagccaaatgtctggtttaaaagatgcagatttgcctggctcctaaagctgcATAATGGTTTTTCCAACCTCTCTATGGATTCTCttatgggaagtgagtttggtgctatcaatgaagaagaagaagaagaaaaagaagaagaagaagaagaagaagaagaagaggagtttggatttgatatcccgcttttcactacccgaaggagtcacaaagcggctaacattctcctcccccttcctcccccacaacaaacactctgtgaggtgagtggggctgagagacttcagagaagtgtgactagcccaaggtcacccagaagctgcatgtggaggagcggagatgcgaacccgattcaccagattaagagtctaccgctcttaaccactacaccacgctggctctttccacattccacaatcCACATTCCACATGaattgtatgaattctttgatgggaagtgagagaggagctcctactgaagctctttccacactccacacactgATGGGGTCTCttgcctgtatgaattctctgatgggaagtcaGATTGGAGCTCGTATTGAAGCGtttcccacattccaaacactgatggGGTTTCTCTCCTATATGAATtcgttgatgggaagtgagatgggagctctgagtgaagcactttccacattcgaagaagaagaagagtagaagagaagagtttggatttgatatcccgcttttcactacccgaaggagtctcaaagcggctaacattctcctttcccttcctcccccacaacaaacactctgtgaggtgagtggggctgagagacttcagagaagtgtgactagcccaaggtcacccagcagctgcatgtggaggagtgcagaaacgaacccggttccccagattacgagtctgccgctcttaaccactacaccaaactggctctcgaagcactgatagggtttctcctctgtatgaattctctgatggaaaGTGAGCTTGTCCtttttcctgaagctctttccacattccaagcactgagagggtttctcccctgtatgaattctctgatgggaagtgagcttgtcctttttcctgaagctctttccacattccaagcactgatagggtttctcccctgtatgaattctttgatggaaagtgagcgTGTCCtttttcctgaagctctttccacattccaagcactgatagggtttctcccctgtatgaattctttgatgggaagtgagattggagttcgtactgaagctctttccacattccacacactgatagggtttctcccctgtatgaattctttgatgggaagtgagcttgtcctttttcctgaagctctttccacattccaagcagtgatagggtttctcccctgtatgaattctttgatgggaagtgagatgaacgctctgactgaagctctttccacattccaagcactgatagggtttctcccctgtatgaattctctgatgcttagtgagatggGAGCcataactgaagctctttccacattccacacactgatagggtttctcccctgtatgaattctttgatgggaagtgagcttgtcctttttcctgaagctctttccacattccaagtactgatagggtttctccgctgtatgaattctttgatgggaagtgagagacgagctctgactgaagctctctccacattccacacactgatagggtttctcccctctatgaattctctgatgggaagtgagattggagttcgtactgaagctctttccacattccacacacggatagggtttctcccctgtatgaattctatgatgggaagtgagattgtccTTCTtccggaagctctttccacattcgaagcactgatagggtttctcccctgtatgaattctttgatgggaagtgagatgagcactctgactgaagctctttccacattcgaagcactgatagggtttctcccctgtatgaattctctgatgcttagtgagatggGAGCcataactgaagctctttccacattccacacactgatagggtttcttccctgtaggaattctttgatgggaagtgagcttgtcctttttcctgaagctctttccacattccaagtactgatagggtttctccgctgtatgaattctttcatgggaagtgagagacgagctctgactgaagctctttccacattccacacactgatagggtttctcccctctatgaattctctgatgggaagtgagattggagttcgtactgaagctctttccacattccacacactgatagggtttctcccctgtatgaattctatgatgggaagtgagattgtccTTCTTCCGGAAGCTCTGTCCACATTCCACacaatgatagggtttctcccctgtatgaattctttgatgggaagtgagatgagcgctctgactgaagctgtttccacattccaagcactgatagggtttctcccctgtatgaattctctgatgggaagtgagattggagctcgtaccgaagctctttccacattccacacactgatagggtttctcccctgtatgaattctttgatgggaagtgagcttgtcctttttcctgaagctctttccacattccaagtactgatagggtttctccgctgtatgaattctttgatgggaagtgagagacgagctctgactgaagctctttccacattccacacactgatagggtttctcccctctatgaattctctgatgggaagtgagattggagttcgtactgaagctctttccacattccacacacggatagggtttctcccctgtatgaattctatgatgggaagtgagattgtccTTCTTCCGGAAGCTCtgtccacattccacacactgatagggtttctcccctgtatgaattctatgatgggaagtgagattgtccTTCTtccggaagctctttccacattccacacactgatagggtttctcccctgtatgaattcttagatgggaagtgagagtggagcttgtactgaagctctttccacattccacacactgatagggtttttcccctgtatgaattctttgatgggaagagagCTTGTCCTTCttccagaagctctttccacattccacacactgatagggtttctcccctgtatgaattctttgatgggaagtgagagtggagcccctactgaagctctttccacattctatacactgatagagtttctttccaatgagattttgttgattggaagtggaatgggagctctgactgcagctttctccacagTCCATATTTGtacgtggcttctcctctctggggattttgttgtggtcacctttgttctcgatttccgattcatcacaatctgcaatggagacaaaaaaGGATTAGAggctcaggaacaaatggagaagaactgaaaggaattgggtgtgtgttcattacctgtgttgtttgtcattaaccaatatatttattattagattctgatgggttgttgaatgttgcttagtttgatatacagtagtggccaaaattgtagaAGCCTTTTGagggaaagtgtatttcagaggtttgattgctcataacaccacttcttttggagtaatatcataaaattatatatcaatggaaagataatttaatcagtTATGCAactcaacaaagtttgttcaattacctgtattctatcaaatgttcatagaatcctagagttggaagagaccacaagggccatccagtccaaccccctgccaagcaggaaacaccatcaaagcatt of the Lacerta agilis isolate rLacAgi1 chromosome 4, rLacAgi1.pri, whole genome shotgun sequence genome contains:
- the LOC117045002 gene encoding zinc finger protein 721-like; translation: MAHNITFKLYQCIECGKSFSRGSTLTSHQRIHTGEKPYQCVECGKSFWKKDKLSSHQRIHTGEKPYQCVECGKSFSTSSTLTSHLRIHTGEKPYQCVECGKSFRKKDNLTSHHRIHTGEKPYQCVECGQSFRKKDNLTSHHRIHTGEKPYPCVECGKSFSTNSNLTSHQRIHRGEKPYQCVECGKSFSQSSSLTSHQRIHTAEKPYQYLECGKSFRKKDKLTSHQRIHTGEKPYQCVECGKSFGTSSNLTSHQRIHTGEKPYQCLECGNSFSQSAHLTSHQRIHTGEKPYHCVECGQSFRKKDNLTSHHRIHTGEKPYQCVECGKSFSTNSNLTSHQRIHRGEKPYQCVECGKSFSQSSSLTSHERIHTAEKPYQYLECGKSFRKKDKLTSHQRIPTGKKPYQCVECGKSFSYGSHLTKHQRIHTGEKPYQCFECGKSFSQSAHLTSHQRIHTGEKPYQCFECGKSFRKKDNLTSHHRIHTGEKPYPCVECGKSFSTNSNLTSHQRIHRGEKPYQCVECGESFSQSSSLTSHQRIHTAEKPYQYLECGKSFRKKDKLTSHQRIHTGEKPYQCVECGKSFSYGSHLTKHQRIHTGEKPYQCLECGKSFSQSVHLTSHQRIHTGEKPYHCLECGKSFRKKDKLTSHQRIHTGEKPYQCVECGKSFSTNSNLTSHQRIHTGEKPYQCLECGKSFRKKDTLTFHQRIHTGEKPYQCLECGKSFRKKDKLTSHQRIHTGEKPSQCLECGKSFRKKDKLTFHQRIHTEEKPYKGHRDTDHVLFCKSNVLSHSYCLHQDVMKLACASIKVNIIYGLVVIIFAIGVDSLLISLSYYFILKAALSLSQEARAKALGTCISHICAVFLFYVPFIGLSMVHRFGKTHGSNIHTVMGNVHLLVPPVLNPLVYGCMECGKSFSMSSTLASHQRIHTGEKLYQCMECGKSFRMSSTLASHQRIHTGEKPYQCVECGKSFSQSSHLTSHQRIHTGEKPYQCVECGKSFSQSFSLTSHQRIHTGEKPYQCMECGKSFRKKGNLTSHQRIHTGEKPYQCVECGKSFSRSSNLISHQRIHTGEKPYRCVECGKSFWKKDKLTSHHSIHTGEKPYQCVECGKSFSTSSTLTSHLRIHTGEKPYHCVECGKSFRKKDYLTSHHRIHTGERPYQCVECGKSFSTSSNLTSHQRIHTGEKPYQCVECGKSFRKKDKLTFHQRIHTGEKPYQCVECGKSFSTSSNLTSHQRIHTGEKPYRCVECGKSFWKKDKLTSHHSIHTGEKPYQCVECGKSFSHGFHLTSHQRIHTGGKPYQCVECGKSFRKKDKLTSHQRIHTGEKPYQCVECGKSFSKKDSFTSHQRIHTIHVDYCDESEIENKGGHNKIPREEKPITKLECATDGETTAQKHSRADNGQRELIAQSSSLK